Proteins encoded within one genomic window of Nomia melanderi isolate GNS246 chromosome 8, iyNomMela1, whole genome shotgun sequence:
- the qm gene encoding geranylgeranyl pyrophosphate synthase quemao — protein sequence MEQNKIVPYSSTGDKEEDEILLEPFTYILQVPGKQVRSKLAHAFNNWLKIPDDKLQAIGEIIQILHTSSLLLDDIQDNSVLRRGIPVAHHIYGIASTINAANYAIVIALDRVVALNHPEGTQVYLEQLLELHRGQGMEIYWRDNYICPSETAYKQMTIRKTGGLFNLAVRLMQLFSDCKEDFTPLAGILGLYFQIRDDYCNLLSREYAENKSFCEDLSEGKFSFPIIHAINSHPEDRQLMNILRQRSKDVEVKQYCVNLLDKFGSFTYTRTVLQELDRKAKAEVQRLGGNPLLMKLLDELKNYKDDDSPINMKKIPS from the exons ATGGAGCAAAACAAAATTGTTCCATACTCAAGTACCGGTGATAAGGAGGAAGATGAG ATATTATTGGAACCGTTTACTTACATTTTACAAGTGCCTGGTAAACAAGTCAGATCAAAGTTAGCACATGCTTTCAACAACTGGTTAAAAATACCTGACGACAAACTACAAGCCATTGGAGAAATAATTCAGATACTTCATACCTCTAGCCTTTT ACTCGATGATATTCAAGACAATTCTGTCTTGAGAAGAGGTATACCTGTAGCTCATCATATTTATGGAATAGCTAGTACAATAAATGCTGCAAATTATGCAATTGTCATTGCCCTAGATAGAGTTGTAGCTTTAAATCATCCAGAg GGTACACAAGTATATTTAGAACAATTACTGGAACTTCATAGAGGTCAAGGTATGGAAATTTATTGGAGAGATAATTATATTTGTCCTTCTGAAACTGCTTATAAACAAATGACTATTCGAA AAACTGGTGGACTTTTCAATTTAGCTGTCCGCTTAATGCAGTTGTTTTCAGATTGCAAAGAAGATTTTACCCCTTTAGCAGGAATTTTAGgactttattttcaaattcgtGATGATTATTGCAATTTACTTAGTCGAGAA tatGCTGAAAATAAGAGTTTCTGTGAGGACCTGTCTGAAGGAAAATTCAGTTTTCCCATCATACATGCCATTAACAGTCATCCAGAAGATAGGCAGCTGATGA ACATCCTACGACAGCGGTCTAAGGATGTTGAAGTGAAACAATATTGCGTCAACTTACTAGACAAATTTGGATCTTTTACTTATACAAGAACTGTACTTCAAGAATTGGATAGGAAAGCAAAAGCTGAGGTGCAACGTTTAGGAGGAAATCCTTTGTTAATGAAACTTTTAGATGAATTAAAGAACTACAAGGATGATGACTCTCCCATTAATATGAAAAAGATTCCatcttaa